A region of the Vigna unguiculata cultivar IT97K-499-35 chromosome 9, ASM411807v1, whole genome shotgun sequence genome:
TGGCCATAGGCTTCACCAACATAACTGGTTTCTCTGTGCTCTCAGGTTTAGCCATGGGAATGGAACCTCTTTGCACGCAAGCCTTTGGTTCAAGAAACTTGTGTTTGGTCTCTCTGACTTTACAAAGGACAATTTTCATGTTACTGGCAGCTTCACTACCCATCTGTCTCTTGTGGCTGAAGCTGGAGCCTCTGATGCTATGGCTTCAACAGAACCCTGAGATAACCAAAGTCGCAAGCATCTATTGCCGCTTCTCCATCCCAGACCTCATTGCCAACAGCTTGCTTCACCCAATTCGAATCTATTTACGTAGCAAAGGGACAACCTGGCCTCTACTGTGGTGCACTTTGCTGTCCATTCTCATACACATCCCTGTCGTCACTTTTTTCACCTTCAAACTCCACCTTGGTGTACCCGGGATTGCTATGTCAGCTTTTGTTGCCAACTTCAACACCCTTTTCTTCCTCCTATCATACATGCTCTACATGCGCGTCTCAAAGGGGTCACTTTCCATGCCTTTATTAATATCTCGCCCCTTGCCATCACGACAACAAGACCAAACCTTAACCACTGTTATCACTtccacaacattaacatcatcaacatcatcaacatcaacaataacaacaacaacgaCAACCTCAGCAGGCAAAGAGTGGGGCACCCTGATAAGGTTTTCCATTCAGAGTTGCTTAGGAGTGTGCTTGGAATGGTGGTGGTACGAGTTCATGACAATCCTAGCGGGTTACCTTTACAATCCTCGTGTTGCCTTAGCCACCGCCGGCATAGTAATTCAAACGACGTCTCTTATGTACACTTTACCAACAGCACTGAGTGCTTCGGTGTCAACAAGAGTGGGGAATGAACTCGGGGCGGGTCAACCCGAGAGGGCAAGGTTGTCGACAATTGTGGCAATAGGAATGGCTCTTGCAAGTTCGATATTGGGGCTGTTATGGACCACATTAGGGAGAGAGAGATGGGGAAGGGTTTTCACCAGTGACAGTGAGGTGTTGGAACTTACGATGAGTGTGTTACCCATAATTGGGATTTGTGAGTTAGCAAACTGTCCTCAAACCACAAGCTGTGGAATCCTTAGGGGAAGTGCTAGGCCTGGTGTTGGGGCAGGGATAAATTTCTATTCATTTTACTTGGTGGGGGCACCAGTGGCTATAGTGATGGCATTTTTTTGGAGACTAGGGTTGGTGGGTCTTTGCTATGGGCTGTTGGCAGCACAGATAGCATGTGTGGTCTCTATTCTAGTTGTGGTATACAACACAGATTGGGAAAGAGAGTCATTGAAGGCAAAAAGCTTGGTGGGAAAGACTTCATGTGACACAATGGAACATGGAGACCAAACACTAGTCAAATGTGAACAAGGTGTTGTCTTTCTCAATGAGAACAACAGATCCCTAAACTGATGCTTCTTGCCACACCCAATTGCATCAGGGGAATATATAAACAACCCAGAATCTCATCACACTATATAGTGGAAGGACCAAATGTTAAGAATCTTGACTACACTTCATTACTCTTCTTTTTATTGTGATTATGCTTTTGTATATGTTTTTGCATAaccaatatattttcttctacTTTTTCTCCCCCCCTTGCTGCATATTGTAATAGTAGGGTTATCTCATTACTGATGATTATAGTATTAGACATATTCATGTAATAACTTTCAATTCTTCTTTTTCCATGGTAATCTGTATCAGTAAACATAATCATCAAGTTAAGAAAATGATGTAACCTCTGTTCACGTTTATAATTCAAAATGGTATGTATTCTGAATATGATCCATTTGAAACCACAAGAGAAATTGATGGAATTAGCTTGAACAACCAATATGCATTGCATGAACAGTTACCTAATAACTTAACgcgtaaattaaaaatactgtAAAAATTCTCGAGCTCAAGTGTTAGAATaatgattaaaagaaaaagcaGTGAGAATAAAGCATGATTTTGATAGTTGAAGAGTGAATATGCTAAAACTTAAGACACTGTACGTAATTGCTGAATATGCATATACAAGTGTCAAGTGTtgggagaaaaataaatttggacCTCGTTGAAAACGAGTAGGATGTGCATGAGTTGTTTGGGGTGGATGCCCTATTCTGAGAAGGTTTAAGCATGTGCTTGCATGTGTTATAGCTAGGAGGAAGTATGCATGTGCAGGGACACATGGCAAGAGGAATATTAGGGTACTTTGGTTTCTGATGAATCGAAAAATCATTGTCCTATGTCATTTCTTTGTACTTTAAGTGagatattatattttgtgttgttttttcataacctaTGATTATATCTAAATTTCAACTTCTATCatgtatttatatatgatatcattcatacaatattaatatatatgttcTATAGTATAATTCTAAATCCTGATTTGTAAGATGAGAGAAAATACTaatacaatgtatttttaatactaaGTAGAGGACAAcatcaaaacaattattacagAATCTGGACTCTGGACTTGAGAAaaggtttaagaaaaaaaattgtttaatgtaACTCCCTAATGTAATGACATGTCTCCTCTTCCCCACCAATACATCACTTCCAATGGAATAGACAGGACATAGACATATGCGAACAAGTTTGGCAGAAATGTACCAATTTGTAAGCAACAGGCATATTTTGGAATAACTACCTATCACTATATAGTAGTTCTTAACtcatgaaatatgaatggaTTAGTAAATATGACTTTTTTGCTTTGtctagatataaatatataagaaatggGCAAagctaaaatgataaaaaaatgaagaatggTTAATCTATAATTCAGCTACTAATAGCCCCACTTTCAGGACAGCCGAAAGCTAGGGCAACTTTTTGTTACTTGTCAAGGGGAACCTAACTGGCTAACTGCCACCTATTTTATGTCCCactcaaaaaaattttaaatcaaaaacaacttttcttttctttttcttctggGATCACCACTTTCCTTGATTAGTTACTACTCAACTCATTTGAACACcacaatcatcatcatcataaacCTATAAAGTTATTGGATAACTTGGTCCAACATTCCTGCTTAcaacaaaacgccaacaaagtAGCAACACAACTAGGGTTTATTCAATAACCTCTACATTTCATATGATGTTTAAGTTGCTTTAGTCTTAATAATGgaatataaattcaatttttgagTTATTTAGTAGGAATATTATAAGCATAGAGTATAGAGTCATTTGTTTAATAGATAAGGGTTGATACAAAACAACACATTTTTTCAGTGTTTTCAAGCTTGTTATTGCAGGTTCGTCTTTGAAAGTGGAAAGGAGTATTTTATGTCACCTTTTTGAAGGAAAAGAATATAATCATCTTTAGGACGCAAATGCCAACAATCatgttattaatgttttagCCTCGAAGATCGATACTATAGAAGCTTTGACGTAAAAGTCCTTGTTATTCTACTGGGAAGTTCATTCTAATTGGATTAGccattgttaattttttgttgagTGTGGACCTTTATCCTCTCTTGTTTGTTGTATTTACAagcaatttttttcctttttttgttttgtataagGGTTGGGGCAACCCTATTGTTCCCTGattcaattcatattttttattgctgataaaaaaaaagaatagagtagatgtagttaaaaattaatgtatgcaaaataaaaataaaggttcttagtaaaagatatatttataaGAACGTTTTAACATAATGAATAACATAAAGTTTCATCGgtttcttttttgtttgaaaagGAGCACCGAAAAGGTAGGTTTTACgagtatttcaaattttacctCCTCCAATAACATTGTGgacattattttattgttggtGCTTTGTTACCTTTCTCCATTTCAAATCTTTATTTGACTATTTTGCTTTCTATTGTGATTTGTATGTTTGCATTACTAACAATgtatttgtttgaaattttaaaatcaatctACTCTAAATCGAATGTTGGACTTGAACAACTTTTAAAAGGAAATAAGAGTTGTAAAATCAAagagtttaatattttaaattcaattgtgATTATTTGTGTTTAATGATGTTTTAGAGTTTGAATttgttcttaaaaatatataactaaattaaagaaaatacatatttaaattatttttaatatcaactcttaaatttaatatttgaaatttaattgtgATCAATTGCCCTTATGAATGATAttgtgttttttaaaatttaaaattcgttcccgttttattattaaaaaatatttgaataaattaaagagaaaaatatatttaaattatttttaatattaactctTAAACAATATAGAATGTGTACCGAAATAAATACTTTGATAAATTATAtccttaaataattaatatatatctaacttataattttttttatcaacaataactaatatataaataaaagaataagacATTAGGATGTCTCAActcataaatattaatacatttcttttaattattgtcTCCTCTTCTTTCCTTATTTACTATTGAAAATgacttataaaaaaatcatacaccaaaacaacattgtttttgtttttacataACCAAAAACACACTATAAAAGATTCCCTTCACTCTTCGGTCTCCAATCTGAGAGGAGGTGTACTTGCAAAAGATACTTTGAACCCccctccccccccccccccccgccCCAAGTTAAGAATGTGCATGAGATCATAATAAATACTGTATAATACGTTTCAACTATTGACATCTTCTAATTACAGTTGATTCTCGCTAACCCGTCGTGTTTTTGCCGACATGATTTTATGCTACCAAGGAGATCTCAATCATACACAATACAATAATAGTTTGAGATGATCTTGATCTTGGTTATATAGATTGAGATGATCTCGGATACACAACCCAAGATGATGTTGAGTATATATAACACACTAACCCTTCATACTAGAAATTATCAAAAGAGAATATTGAAATACCAAAATAATCTAGGCAATGAGGTTGATATGAtggaaagaaaatttatattttttttccatttcctCCCATAGATATAGCTACTTATTATAAATGCAAGAGGAATAAACACCGAGAGGGAACATacactttattttgatttttcgtTAACAAGCCATGATttggttttttaaaaattaattttaacaagaacataaatggaaaagaaatttactCTCTCATACAACAATAATTGTCATACATACCATTTGTCTCCATATCATATGCTTTgaggcttttttttttaataacacgactattttagaaaaaaatacattaaaagtTAGGCacaaaatcctaaaaaaaataaaattaaaagttatgtataaaataaaataaaagttatgcATACTCTTAGGTATGGCAAAACGGATCAATTCGGTCTATTTTATCCCAGTTCATCCTTCGCCCAGGCTGGACTGACCCACCACATAAAAACAGGTTAGAAATTGCAATCTGTCTCATTATAGGGTGGGTTGGCGGCTGGCCCACCttttgtttttaagtttttttaatttttttaatttttttatttttaaaatttgtttgtatata
Encoded here:
- the LOC114162718 gene encoding protein DETOXIFICATION 55-like isoform X1, whose translation is MFKMVAEEKPQKTYPTTAEVVDELKRMGDIGVPIAAMSLVGYIKNMVLVVCMGRLGSLELAGGALAIGFTNITGFSVLSGLAMGMEPLCTQAFGSRNLCLVSLTLQRTIFMLLAASLPICLLWLKLEPLMLWLQQNPEITKVASIYCRFSIPDLIANSLLHPIRIYLRSKGTTWPLLWCTLLSILIHIPVVTFFTFKLHLGVPGIAMSAFVANFNTLFFLLSYMLYMRVSKGSLSMPLLISRPLPSRQQDQTLTTVITSTTLTSSTSSTSTITTTTTTSAGKEWGTLIRFSIQSCLGVCLEWWWYEFMTILAGYLYNPRVALATAGIVIQTTSLMYTLPTALSASVSTRVGNELGAGQPERARLSTIVAIGMALASSILGLLWTTLGRERWGRVFTSDSEVLELTMSVLPIIGICELANCPQTTSCGILRGSARPGVGAGINFYSFYLVGAPVAIVMAFFWRLGLVGLCYGLLAAQIACVVSILVVVYNTDWERESLKAKSLVGKTSCDTMEHGDQTLVKCEQGVVFLNENNRSLN
- the LOC114162718 gene encoding protein DETOXIFICATION 55-like isoform X2; translated protein: MGMEPLCTQAFGSRNLCLVSLTLQRTIFMLLAASLPICLLWLKLEPLMLWLQQNPEITKVASIYCRFSIPDLIANSLLHPIRIYLRSKGTTWPLLWCTLLSILIHIPVVTFFTFKLHLGVPGIAMSAFVANFNTLFFLLSYMLYMRVSKGSLSMPLLISRPLPSRQQDQTLTTVITSTTLTSSTSSTSTITTTTTTSAGKEWGTLIRFSIQSCLGVCLEWWWYEFMTILAGYLYNPRVALATAGIVIQTTSLMYTLPTALSASVSTRVGNELGAGQPERARLSTIVAIGMALASSILGLLWTTLGRERWGRVFTSDSEVLELTMSVLPIIGICELANCPQTTSCGILRGSARPGVGAGINFYSFYLVGAPVAIVMAFFWRLGLVGLCYGLLAAQIACVVSILVVVYNTDWERESLKAKSLVGKTSCDTMEHGDQTLVKCEQGVVFLNENNRSLN